The Actinomyces lilanjuaniae genome segment CCAGGGTCCCGGTCCTGGCCTCCACGGCGAGTGCCCCCTGCGCCGGCGCTGGCAGCATGACCTCGGGGTCCAGGACCTGGCTCGCGCAGTGCTCCAGACCCAGGCGCCGCAGGCCGGCCAGTGCCAGCACCACGGCGTCCAGGTCGCCCTGCGCGTCAGGACCTGCCGGGGTGACGGGCTCGTCGGTACCTATCGCAGCGGCCGTGGCCAGGCCGCTGACCCGGGCCAGCCGGGTGGGCACGTTGCCGCGCAGGTCCACGACCTCCAGGTCGGGGCGGACCGCTAGCAGCTGGGCCGCACGGCGGGGGGAGCCGGTGCCCACGCGTGAGCCTGTGGGCAGCGCCTCCAGGGTCAGGCCGTCGCGGGCACACAGGGCGTCGCGCATGTCCGCCCGCCGGGGCACGCAGATGACCTCCAGGCCGGGTGCGGGTGCGGTAGGGAGATCCTTGAAGGAGTGGACCGCCAGGTCCACCTGACTCCCTAGCAGGGCGCGGCGCAGTAGGGCGGCAAAGACGCCGACTCCTCCCAGGTCACGCAGCGGGGTGCGGTCCCCGTCTCCCTGGGTGCGTACGGTCACCAGCGAGATGCTGGGGGCGCCCGCGTCCTCCAGTGCCCGGGCCACCTGGGTGGACTGGGTCAGCGCCAGACGTGAGCCCCGTGTACCCAGGCGGACAGCGTGGGTCGCGGGATTCTGGCCCTCATGCATGCGCGCCTCCTCCTCCCGGACTCCCCGCCACCCTAGGGGACAAATCTGTTTGCGCCCTGGATGCCACCGGGACGCGGCATGTCAGGTACGGCTGGGTGGCGCCAGGCTTCCAGCGGCTGCCCGTGCGTGGGGCACGATGGCGGCGATCCCGGTCCCGGCCACCCAGGCGCCCGTGACAACCAGTCCTTTCAGTCGCGCTACCTCTTTTTCCACGCGGGCCGTGCGGCGGCGGTAGGCGGGAGTGGGCGGGGGCAGGGTCCCGTCCCAGCGGGCCACGACGTGGTCCAGCACCGCGGAGGGGTCCACACGCCTGCCGGTCAGGGTGGCGGCGTCCTCCAGGGCAGCCTCCAGGTCCACCTCCGGGCGTGGCTGGCCCGGGCGTCCGTAGGACAGGCGCAGGGCGTGCGTGCCCGGCCCGTGGCGCTCACGCAGCTGGCGCCCCACCCACGGCCACTTGGCACTGAGGTGGGACAGGGCCTTGGCCCTCACCGGGCCGGGGAGGACCTCGTCCGAGGGCTGCGTCCCTGGTGCGGTCCCTGGTGGGGTCCCTGGTGCGACCAGCAGTCCTGAGCCTGTGGGGGCATCGTCCAGCCCGGGGGCGCGGACCACCAGGACGAGGCGAGCCAGGCTGGTACCGCGAGGCACCTCCACGTCGGTGTCCACGCCCGGGGCGCCCTCCAGCAGGCGCAGGGCGGCCCCGGGTGAGCAGGCCAGAACCACTCGTGTGGTGCGCAGGAGGCGCGTGGGTCCCACGGGGGGCGGCTCGTCGGAGGGCGAGGCCCCTCGCTGGGTGGCAGAGACCGCTAGGGTCCACCTCCCGGGAGCCTCCTGCCTGAGCCACTGCGCCCCCGTGCGGGTCTCGGTCCTCCCGCCAGCGGCCTCGACGGCCTGCCGTAGGGCGTCGGTCAGGAGGAACATCCCGCCCTCGACGGTAGCGTCGCCTCCCTGTCGCCCGCTGCTGCGGCGTCGCTCCAGCAGCTCGGTGACGGCTGCCCCCAGGCTGCCCAGGCGGGCGGTCGCCTCACGCAGTCCCGGGGCCACAGTGTCGGTGGCGAGCACGCTGGGGTCGGCGGAGTGGATGCCCGCCACGACGGGGCGGACCAGCCGGTCCAGCACGCCCTGGCCCATCCGGGTCCGCACGAGGGAGGCGAGGTCGCCAGGGTCCTGCAACCGGGTGCCCGCGGAGGCGGGCAGGTCCCGGTCCCGGGCAGCCAGGGCGGCCGCCTCGGTGCCGATGACGGAGACGACGTCGGGTGAGCCCGGGTCGGCGGGGATGCCTAGAAAGGCGTTGGCGGGGAAGGGGTGCAGGCCCCACGGCTGCCCAGAGGGGGCAGCCCCGTCTGCTGTCTGTGGCACTGTGCTGGTGGAGCCGTCCCGGGGTGGGGCGGCGCTCCCGGCTACGGGAGGCAGGAAGAGGTGGGGCCTGCCCGAGGGGGAGACGGTGGTCAGTCCGAGCTCGCAGGCCGTGGCCGTGACGCCCAGGGGTGAGTCGGCACGGGTGGCGAAGCCCTCGGCCCCCAGGTCGATCCGTACCCCGGCCACGCTGGCCCCGCCACCAGCCCCCGGTGTAGCCGCGGGCCTCCACCAGGAGGGGGCGCAGTCCTGCGCGCGTCAGCTCCCAGGCGGCGCTCAGTCCTGCTATGCCGCCGCCGACGACGACGGCGTCCCAGTCCTGTATCTCCTGCCGGCTGCTCCCGGTCGGGGCACTCACGGCTGCTCCTGCTCAGGCTGCCAGCCCTCACGGGCCGTCTCCTCCCAGTCGGCGGCCCCGTGCACACGGGCGACGACGCAGGTCAGCGTGTCCGGATCGGTGGAGGGCGGCACGCCGTGCCCCAGGTTGACGACGTGAGCCGGTGCCGCCAGGCCGGACTCCAGGCAAGTGTCGACCGCACGGGCCAGGACCGGCCACGGCGCGGCCAGCAGCGCCGGGTCAAGGTTGCCCTGCACCGGGCAGGACCGCCCCTGCGGGTCGCTGCCGGACAGCGTCTCCACAGCCTCACCCAGGTCGGTGCGCTCGTCCACACCGACGGCGTGGGCACCCGCGGCTCTCATGTCCCCCAGCAGCCGGGCGGTGCCGGTGCCGAAGTGCAGCAGGCGGGGCGGCTGGCCGGTCACGGGGGACACTGCCTGGCTGGCGGTCTCCAGAGCCAGGCGGGAGTAGGGGAGCACGTGCTGGCGGTAGAGGGCGGGGGACAAAGAGCCTGCCCAGGAGTCGAACAGCTGAGCAACGCAGGCTCCGGCCGTGACCTGGGTGGCGATAAAGGCACCTGTCAGCCGGGCGCACCAGGTCATCAGCCGGTTCCAGGAGGTGGGGTCGGCGTGCATGAGGGTGCGTGCTGCCAGGTGGTCCCGGCTCGGGCGCCCCTCCACCATGTAGGCGGCTAGGGTGAACGGGCCTCCGCCGAACCCGATGAGCGGGGTCCAGGCGGCCTCCCCGCGACTGTGCCTCAGCCCGGCGCGAGCCCGGTGCCCCAGGGTCTCCTGGTGGCCAGGAGCCTGCGGGCTCCCTAGTTCGGTGACGACGCGGCGCACGGCCTCGGCGACGGCCTGGACCCCCGTCGCCCCTTCCCGGGCTGCTGCGCCTGCGGAGGTCTGGCCGTAGCGGTGGTCCAGGAGTGCGGTGACGTCCCTGGCCTCACGTACCGGATGGTCCAGGACAGGGCCGACCCCCTCCTCAATGCGTACCGCCACCCCGGCCAGGCGCAGGGGGAGCACGATGTCGGAGAAGAGCACGGCCGCGTCCACGCCGTGACGGCGTACGGGCTGGAGGGTGGCCTCCGCCGCCAGGAGCGGGTCCAGGCAGGCGTCCAGCATTGGGGTGCCGGCCCGCGCTCGCAGCCGCCGGTACTCCGGCAGCGACCTGCCGGCCTGGCGCATGAACCACACCGGGGTGCGCTGCGGCCTACGCCCGTCGAGGGCCTCCAGGAGAGCGGGCAGCCGGGGGCTGGCCGCATGCTGCGGCCCGGCGTCGGTGCGGGGGACTGGCCCTGAATTGTGTGCAGAGCCAGTGACGCAATAGGGCTCTGCTAGGGGGGGTGCCTCGCACGGCCTGTTTTCACGGGGCGGCGTCTGGCTGGTGCACGGCATCTGGGTGGGGACTCCTCGGTGACGGTGTTTCTGGCTGAGATCTCGCAGAATAGTTTTATGACACAATGTCGCGAATGGCGTGGCGGTGCTGCCTCGCTAGGTTATATGACGTAACAGGGAAGGTTATTGTGCCTCCTCCCTTTCCGGGTGATTCAATACCACCCGACGTGGCGATCTACTTCATCTCAGCAGACCACCGCTTCCTGGACCTGGAGACAGTGTCCCGCCTGGGCGCGGTAGCCCCCGGACTGGGGAAGGAGCTTGTGGACCTCCTACCCGGGCTGCGGGGCGCCATGGTGCTGGCAACCTGCAACCGGCTGTCACTCCTCCTGGACTCCCGCAGCGGCTCCCGTGCCGACTTCGGCAGCAGCTCCAGCGCTCCTTGCGGTGTCGTGCCCGGCGTCTACGGTGGCGGGACCGTGGACGACGGCGGAGGTGACGACTCAGACAAGGTCGCCGGTGGCGCAGCGCCAGAGGCCCCGGGCAGCAGGGGCGAGGAGCAGGACAGCCCGCCGGTGCCTGACGGGCTGGCGGCGACGCTCTCCCGGGTGTCCGCTCTGATGGCCCGCCGGTCCGGGCTGGAGCGCGATGACCTCGCCTGGGCCTCCTGGGAGGGTGCGCAGGCCTACCGCGAGCTCTTCGCCACCGCCTCCGGGCTGGAGTCCATGGTGGTGGGAGAGCGGCAGATCGCCGGGCAGGTACGTCGCGCCCTGGGGGAGGCCGAGCGGGAGGGCACGCTCAGTCCTGACCTGGTCCGCGTCGTGGAGCACGCCCTGGTCGTCTCCCGCAGGGTCGCGGCAGAGACGAGCGTGGTGGGTCGCGGTCGCAGCCTGGCAGCGGTCGGCGTGGACCTCGTGGCCCAGGAGCTGCCTCCTCTCAGCCGCTGCCGGGTCCTCCTGGCGGGGACCGGCTCCTACGCGGGAGCGACTGTCTCGGTGCTGCGCGAGCGCGGCGCCGCCGACGTGACCGTCTACTCCGCCTCGCACCGGGCGCAGTCCTTCGCTCAGGGGCACGGCCTGCGTGCCCTGGACCCGACGGGCTCCAGGCGGCACTGGCCACGGTGGACCTGGTCATCACCTGTCGCGGTCGGGGTGCCCCGTGCTCACCCGCGACCAGGTGGCGCGTGCCACCGCCCAGCGGCTGCGGAAGGAGGGGGTAACCGGCCCCTGACGCTGCTGGACCTGTCCCTGGTCCGCGACGTCGAACGTGGTGTAGAGGAGCTGCCCGGGGTCGTCTACACCGGGCTGGAGCGTATCCAGTCAGCCGTCCCCGAGGCGGGTACCGAGGACCTCGCGGCGGCCCGGGCCATCGTGGCTCAGGAGACGGAGGCGTTTGAGCGGTTCCTGCGGGGCCGTCGCATGGACGGACTCATCACGGGGCTTCGCTCGCAGGTCAACGACATGGTGGCCCAGGAGGCTGCACGGCTGCGCCCGGTGCCTGCTGCGGGGCGGCGTAGTGTCGCAGGAGGCACCGGCTCCCGGGGTGGCGCTGGCGGTGAGGGCGTCGGCATGGCAGACGGCGGTGCGGAGCCGTCCCGCAGGGACGACGAGGACGGCGAGGCACTGGTCACCGTGGCTGAGGCGCAGCAGGCGCTGCGGAGACTGGCTGCCCGCCTCCTGCACCACCCCACCGTGGCTGCCCGCCGTGCGGGTCAGGACGGCAGGGAGGAGGACTTCCGTGTTGCCCTGGAGACCGTCCTGGGTCCTGAGGTGGCCGGGGGAGTGGCGGCCGGGCCGAGGAGGTCGAGGAGCCGAGGTGACAGCGGCTCGGAGGTGAGTGGCCCTGTGTGCCTGCCTCGGGTGGTGTCCC includes the following:
- a CDS encoding glutamyl-tRNA reductase; translation: MAIYFISADHRFLDLETVSRLGAVAPGLGKELVDLLPGLRGAMVLATCNRLSLLLDSRSGSRADFGSSSSAPCGVVPGVYGGGTVDDGGGDDSDKVAGGAAPEAPGSRGEEQDSPPVPDGLAATLSRVSALMARRSGLERDDLAWASWEGAQAYRELFATASGLESMVVGERQIAGQVRRALGEAEREGTLSPDLVRVVEHALVVSRRVAAETSVVGRGRSLAAVGVDLVAQELPPLSRCRVLLAGTGSYAGATVSVLRERGAADVTVYSASHRAQSFAQGHGLRALDPTGSRRHWPRWTWSSPVAVGVPRAHPRPGGACHRPAAAEGGGNRPLTLLDLSLVRDVERGVEELPGVVYTGLERIQSAVPEAGTEDLAAARAIVAQETEAFERFLRGRRMDGLITGLRSQVNDMVAQEAARLRPVPAAGRRSVAGGTGSRGGAGGEGVGMADGGAEPSRRDDEDGEALVTVAEAQQALRRLAARLLHHPTVAARRAGQDGREEDFRVALETVLGPEVAGGVAAGPRRSRSRGDSGSEVSGPVCLPRVVSLDAADSDGRESTATPPSARVQ
- a CDS encoding protoporphyrinogen/coproporphyrinogen oxidase, with protein sequence MAGVRIDLGAEGFATRADSPLGVTATACELGLTTVSPSGRPHLFLPPVAGSAAPPRDGSTSTVPQTADGAAPSGQPWGLHPFPANAFLGIPADPGSPDVVSVIGTEAAALAARDRDLPASAGTRLQDPGDLASLVRTRMGQGVLDRLVRPVVAGIHSADPSVLATDTVAPGLREATARLGSLGAAVTELLERRRSSGRQGGDATVEGGMFLLTDALRQAVEAAGGRTETRTGAQWLRQEAPGRWTLAVSATQRGASPSDEPPPVGPTRLLRTTRVVLACSPGAALRLLEGAPGVDTDVEVPRGTSLARLVLVVRAPGLDDAPTGSGLLVAPGTPPGTAPGTQPSDEVLPGPVRAKALSHLSAKWPWVGRQLRERHGPGTHALRLSYGRPGQPRPEVDLEAALEDAATLTGRRVDPSAVLDHVVARWDGTLPPPTPAYRRRTARVEKEVARLKGLVVTGAWVAGTGIAAIVPHARAAAGSLAPPSRT
- the hemC gene encoding hydroxymethylbilane synthase, whose amino-acid sequence is MHEGQNPATHAVRLGTRGSRLALTQSTQVARALEDAGAPSISLVTVRTQGDGDRTPLRDLGGVGVFAALLRRALLGSQVDLAVHSFKDLPTAPAPGLEVICVPRRADMRDALCARDGLTLEALPTGSRVGTGSPRRAAQLLAVRPDLEVVDLRGNVPTRLARVSGLATAAAIGTDEPVTPAGPDAQGDLDAVVLALAGLRRLGLEHCASQVLDPEVMLPAPAQGALAVEARTGTLEEHEDLARAAARLEDADTRVAVTAERALTAGLEAGCAAPVGAWARVVDLEPETHGPGPARAGTGPAAQENRPATAGYPDVSDPGTAPRRPDLPGTGATARRELVLRALVSSLDGQRRLVRERRVPLPGGQGRGVRPQGSSAPRTTSDLVAAENLGARVASVLLEDGAGELSDLQARRPEHPPEGSGGLGQD
- a CDS encoding uroporphyrinogen decarboxylase — translated: MPALLEALDGRRPQRTPVWFMRQAGRSLPEYRRLRARAGTPMLDACLDPLLAAEATLQPVRRHGVDAAVLFSDIVLPLRLAGVAVRIEEGVGPVLDHPVREARDVTALLDHRYGQTSAGAAAREGATGVQAVAEAVRRVVTELGSPQAPGHQETLGHRARAGLRHSRGEAAWTPLIGFGGGPFTLAAYMVEGRPSRDHLAARTLMHADPTSWNRLMTWCARLTGAFIATQVTAGACVAQLFDSWAGSLSPALYRQHVLPYSRLALETASQAVSPVTGQPPRLLHFGTGTARLLGDMRAAGAHAVGVDERTDLGEAVETLSGSDPQGRSCPVQGNLDPALLAAPWPVLARAVDTCLESGLAAPAHVVNLGHGVPPSTDPDTLTCVVARVHGAADWEETAREGWQPEQEQP